A single genomic interval of Nostoc commune NIES-4072 harbors:
- a CDS encoding RluA family pseudouridine synthase → MVVLHALSDFIDCDFAISGSSASYWYEGRCLHSGDCLKLPRTSISEAIAHGLMQQLAKNDCYSREGKMYGILLVELATGEQRVLKAFSGLLNGCSVVEGWVPPIPGRDEVALEEARTLAQLDAIKQELFTLKQLTERQQYETLSDEFEQQLQAMSDRHRHSKHQRQQKRQQICNTLTEEALTIALEQLDEESRQQGIERRQLKRQQNAVLQPLQELIAAADARISELKQQRKALSRQLQAQMQATYSLTNFSGRSLSLQQLMPGGSPTGTGDCCAPKLLHYAATHNLKPLAMAEFWWGASSVNQDKIQGKFYGACAKRCQPLMGFLLSGLRPISMPNRYFQITSPISLNTLTHLPRPNVFESNEFSPMKGEMAIIYEDKWLIAVNKPAGLLSVPGRYSDRQDSVLSRLRHLLPDGMALASVHRLDQETSGILLLARDRQTHRQISQQFQQRQVHKVYEAILSGIMIVEQGKIDLPLWGDPENRPYQKVDWQHGKPSLTHFQVIAREQDYTRVEFTPLTGRTHQLRVHAADARGLGVTILGDRLYGCCAVTSRLHLHAKELRFEHPQLEKTFHLQAITPF, encoded by the coding sequence ATGGTAGTTCTGCACGCACTTTCAGATTTCATCGACTGCGATTTTGCGATAAGTGGCTCATCTGCTAGTTATTGGTACGAGGGGCGTTGTCTCCATAGTGGCGATTGCCTAAAATTACCCCGCACCTCAATATCTGAAGCGATCGCTCACGGACTCATGCAACAACTTGCCAAAAATGACTGTTATTCTCGTGAAGGCAAGATGTATGGAATACTATTAGTTGAACTGGCTACTGGGGAACAAAGGGTACTCAAAGCCTTCTCCGGTCTTTTGAATGGTTGCAGTGTAGTTGAGGGCTGGGTTCCACCAATTCCAGGACGAGACGAAGTTGCTTTGGAAGAAGCCCGCACTTTGGCACAGTTGGACGCGATTAAGCAAGAACTCTTTACCTTAAAGCAACTAACCGAACGCCAGCAGTATGAAACCCTGTCTGATGAATTTGAGCAACAATTGCAAGCAATGAGCGATCGCCATCGCCATAGCAAACATCAACGACAACAGAAACGTCAGCAAATCTGCAATACACTTACAGAAGAAGCACTCACAATTGCCCTTGAACAACTCGACGAAGAGAGTCGTCAGCAAGGAATTGAGCGACGACAACTTAAACGCCAGCAAAACGCTGTATTACAGCCTCTCCAGGAGTTAATTGCAGCAGCCGATGCGCGAATTAGCGAACTGAAACAACAGCGTAAAGCACTATCTCGTCAATTACAAGCTCAGATGCAGGCTACCTACAGCCTGACTAACTTTTCTGGGCGATCGCTATCATTACAGCAATTGATGCCAGGAGGTTCGCCCACTGGCACAGGAGACTGTTGTGCCCCGAAGTTGCTCCATTATGCGGCAACACATAATCTCAAACCCCTGGCAATGGCAGAATTTTGGTGGGGTGCGTCTTCAGTAAATCAAGATAAAATCCAGGGAAAATTTTATGGAGCATGTGCAAAGCGATGCCAGCCATTGATGGGGTTTTTGCTCTCCGGTTTAAGACCTATTTCAATGCCGAATAGATATTTTCAGATAACAAGCCCAATATCACTAAATACATTAACACATTTACCTAGACCTAATGTGTTTGAGTCCAATGAATTCTCCCCAATGAAGGGAGAAATGGCAATTATTTATGAAGACAAATGGCTGATTGCTGTAAACAAACCTGCTGGATTACTTTCAGTGCCTGGTCGTTATAGCGATCGCCAAGATAGTGTCTTGAGTCGCTTACGTCATCTGTTACCGGACGGGATGGCGCTTGCATCTGTGCATCGCCTAGATCAGGAAACATCTGGGATTTTGTTGTTAGCACGCGATCGTCAAACCCATCGGCAAATTAGCCAGCAGTTTCAGCAACGCCAGGTTCACAAGGTTTATGAAGCGATACTTTCCGGTATTATGATAGTTGAGCAAGGTAAAATTGACCTGCCACTGTGGGGAGATCCTGAAAATCGTCCTTATCAAAAAGTCGATTGGCAGCACGGTAAACCCAGCTTGACACACTTCCAGGTAATTGCCAGAGAACAAGATTACACCCGTGTAGAATTTACGCCGCTCACAGGGCGCACTCATCAATTGAGGGTTCATGCAGCTGATGCACGAGGACTTGGGGTAACTATTTTAGGCGATCGCCTTTATGGATGCTGTGCAGTTACCAGTCGCTTACATCTCCACGCTAAAGAACTTCGCTTCGAGCATCCGCAATTAGAAAAAACCTTTCATTTACAAGCAATTACACCCTTTTGA